The stretch of DNA GACATCGGCGTCCTCCGCGGAGTCGGCCGCCGCCTCTGGCAGTCCTCGGGCCTCCTGGCCTGACCCGACCGGCACCCCCACGGGAGCGATGAGGGGCCCGGCGCCGCCGGCCTCGACACGGGGGCGGCCCCTGACAGCGGCTCCCCCATGTCCGGTACCGCCGACGCGATACGGATCCGGCCGGTCCCACTGCCGAACCGTCAGCGCCGCCCGCCGCAGGGGCGAACCCACGGCACGGACGCAGCCCGAGACACCCCGGGCGGCCCAGCGGACCCGCGCCGGGCCGCACGACCGAGGGCTGCACCAACCCGCACGGCGTGCGAAGCCGCCCGACCGACGAAAGCTGCCGTCGCGGGGGGGCCACGGGCCGCGCAGGGCCAGACGCCAGAGACCGGGGAGCCGCGGCAGGGCCCGGCGCCGGACCGGGAAGCCACGGCAGGACCAGGCGCCAGGCCGGGGAGCCGCGCGGGGACCGCACGGCCACCAGACGCCATAAGGTCCAGCCCTCCCGCCTGAGGACACGGGCCACGCGGGACCGCGGAAGCGACGCGGCACGGCGGTGCGCGGCACGGCGGTGGCTCCCGGGCCCCGTACCCCCGCTGCGCCGGGCCCGGTCCGCCGTCCCGGCTCGCGCCCCCCGTTCGCGCGCCCAGTCCGCCACCCCTGGCCGCGTCCCCGTTCGCGCGCCCGCTCCGCCACGCCCGATCCGTCGCGCCCGATCCGACGTGCCCGATCCGACGCGCCCGCTCCGGCGGCAGCCGGTACGGGCCGGAGTGGGCGTGGCCATTCCGGCGGGCTGGGGGCGCGGGCGTAGGTCCGTGGGCCGCTGAGGCCGATTACGCTGCTGGTCATGAGCCCTGCCGCGTCCAGTCCCGCGTACCGTCGCCTCAGCGTCGAGGAGCGGCGGGCCCAGTTGCTCGACGCGGCTCTGTCCCTCTTCGCGCACCGGGCGCCCGAGGAGGTGTCGCTGGACGACGTGGCGGAGGCGGCGGGGGTGTCGCGTCCGCTGGTGTACCGCTACTTCCCGGGCGGCAAGCAGCAGCTGTACGAGGCCGCCCTGCGGTCCGCCGCCGATGAGCTGAGGCACTGCTTCGACGAGCCGCAGCAGGGCCCGCTGCTGCCCCGCCTCGCCCGCGCCCTGGACCGGTACCTGGCCTTCGTCGACCAGCACGACGCCGGGTTCACCGCCCTGCTCCAGGGCGGCAGCGTGGTGGAGACCTCCCGCACGACGGCCATCGTGGACGGCGTGCGCCGGGCCGCCGCCGAGCGGATCCTGAGCCATCTGGAGGTCACGGACCCCGGCCCCCGGCTGCGCATGACCGTACGGATGTGGATCACGGCCGTGGAGGCCGCCTCCCTGATCTGGCTGGACGAGGACAAGCAGCCGCCCGCCGAGGAGCTGCGGGACTGGCTGGTCGAGCAGTTCGCGGCCGTGCTCACCGTGACCGCCGCCCGGGACGCGCAGACCGCCGAGCTGGTGGGGCGCGCCCTGGCCTCGGCGGATGGCTGACACTGGTGCCGTGAAGAGCGAAGACACCCCCTTCGAGGGCGGCCCCATGGACGGGCGGGTGCTGCCCGTGCTGGTGGGACCCACCGGGAACCCGCCGAAGACCTACCGCATCCCGGTGCCGGACGCCGCGGGCGGCCCGCCGACCGTGCTCGTCTACCGGCGGGTGCCACGCGGGCACAGCAAGCGCCTGGGACTGCCCAGGGGCTGGAAGTACGAGTTCGACCCCGAGGGCAGGAGCGGCGGCCGGCTGAGATGGCCGTGGTCCAAGCCGGAGAACCGGGCCGGCGGCAAGCCGGACGCCACCGACGGGTGACCTCGTTGCGCCGTACGGCGCACCATCGGCACAGAAAATCCGTTCATACGTCGAATCCTCACGGTGCGGAGCGGAAACACCGCCCCGCACGGGAGGTGATGACGTGTCAGGAAGGGTGCCGCGTCTGGTGTGTACGGCGGCGGTGGCGGCACAGGCCGCCTTCGTACCGGTGGCCGCCGTGGCCACGCCGGAGCCGCAGCAGCCCGGACAGCGGTCCGTCGCCCAGCTGCTGACGGACCTTCACACGCTGTACCGGCAGGCCGAACAGGCCACCGAGACCTACAACTCCACCGCCGAGCAGCTGAAGCGGCAGCGCACCGAGGCCGACCGCATCGACGCCGACCTCGGCGCCGCCCGGCTCGCCCTGAGCGACAGCCGCGCGAAGGCGGCACGGCTGGCCCTTCTGCAGTACCAGGGCAGCGGCACCGGACTCTCCCCGTACCTGCGGCTGCTGCTGGCACCTGACCCGCAGCACGCCCTGGCGGAGGGGGAGTTGATCGGGCAACTGGCGCGGGAGCGGGCCGAGACGGTCGACCGGCTCACCGGCGACGAGAAGAAGGCCGCCGACCTCGCCCACGAGGCCCGCAAGGCGGTCGACACCCGGCTGGTGCTCGCCCGGCGGCAGCAGCAGGCGCGGGACGACGTCCAGGGACGGCTGCGCGACGTGGAGAAGCTGCTGGCCTCGCTCAGCGCCGAGCAGGTGACGGCGCTCGCCCGGAGGGAGACGAACGGGATCACCGCGGCGCAGAGCCCTTTCCTGGCCTCCGGGGTGCTCAGCGGTGCCCGCACGCCGTCGCCGGAGGGCGACGAGGCCGTGCGCTACGCCGTGCGTCAGCTCGGCAAGCCGTACCAGTGGGGCGCCGTGGGCCCGCGGGCGTACGACTGCTCGGGGCTGACCTCACAGGCCTGGGAGCACGCCGGGACGCCCATCCCGCGCACCAGTCAGGAGCAGTGGGCGCGGCTGAAGCACATCCCGCTCGGCGCTCTCAGGCCCGGCGACCTGGTCGTCTACTTCCCGCAGGCCACGCATGTCGCCCTCTACCTCGGCGACGGGATGGTGGTGCAGGCCCCGCGGCCCGGAGCCAGGGTGAAGGTGTCACCGGTCGCGGCCAACCCGGTGCTGGGCGCCGTACGGCCCGATCCGGGCGGGGAGCCCCTGCGGTGGTACACACCGCCGAGACTCCCCGAGGGTGCCCTGGCCGGGCCGGACGCGAGTCTCTATACGGCGGACGCCTCGGAGACCTCGGCGAGGTAGGCCTGGGCCTTGTCCGGGTCGAAGAAGAAGTTCTCCAGGTCGGACGGGTCGTCGAAGCAGTTCACGAAGCGGTCGGCGACCGGCTGGAGCTGGCCCGCCGCCCCGAGGACGTTCAGGACGTGCTCCGGCGGCGGGGCCAGCATGGCGTTGGTCCACTTGGTGACGTGCCGGGCGGTGGCCCAGTAGCGGTCGAACGTCTGCCGCATCCACTCCTCGTCGAACGGCTTGTCGCCGTGCTCGACGATGGCGGCCAGGTATGCGGCGGCGCACTTGGAGGCCGAGTTGGAGCCCTGGCCGGTGATCGGGTCGTTGGCGACGACGACGTCCGCGACACCGAGGACCAGGCCGCCGCCGGGCAGCCGGCCGATCGGCTGGCGCACGGTCGGGGCGTAACGGCCGGCGAGCGTGCCGCCCGCGTCCGTGAGTTCGACGCCGGCGGTCCGGGCGTGCTCCCAGGGCAGGAACGTCTTCATCAGGTCCAGCGTCAGGGCGAGGTGCTCGGACGGGTCCTTGACGCCGCGGAAGGCGTCGAGCGGGCCGCCGGGTATGCCTTCCCAGAAGAGGATGTCGGCACGGCCGGAGAGGGTGTGGGTCGGCATGATGAACATCTCGCCGACGCCGGGCACCAGGTTGCAGCGGACCGCGTCGAACTCCGGGTGCTCCGGGCGCGGTGCCAGGCCGTGCACGTACGCCACCGCCAGCGCGCGCTGCGGCTCGCTGTACGGGGAGCGGGAGGCGTCCCGCTCGAACATCTTCACCAGCTCGCCCTTGCCCGCCGAGACGAGGACGAGGTCGTACGTGCGGGAGAAGTAGTCCAGGTCGCCGACCGCGGCGCCGTGGATGACGAGCTGGCCGCCGCGCTGGGCGAACGTCTCCATCCAGCCCGCCATCTTCACCCGCTGGTCGACCGACTGCGCGTACCCGTCGAGCCTGCCCACCCAGTCGATCGCGCGCTGCGAGGGACCGGGGTCGAAGGAGCCGGGGACGGCCACCGAGACGCCGAGGCCCTCGATGTTCGGAGCCTGGGACTCCCAGAAGTTCAGCTTCAGGTCGCGCTCGTGCTGGAGGGCCGTGTGGAACATGCACTGCGTCGACATGACCCGGCCGGTGCGGATCTCGTCCGAGGTCCGGTTCGACATCAGGGTGACCTCGTACCCGTGGGACTGGAGTCCGAGGGCCAGCTGGAGACCGGACTGCCCGGCCCCCACGACGAGTATCTTCCGCATACGGGTGCTGCCTCCTACGGCTTCGGGACTGCTCGCTGGACTGCTCGGGGAGCGGGTACTACTCCGGGGTCTCCTCGAGTGCGTGGGCCACGAGGGCCAGCAGGGTCTCGATGGCCGAGATCCGGCGCCGCGCGTCCATGATCATGACAGGTATATGTGGGGGTATCGTGAGCGCCTCGCGCACGTCCTCCGGGTCGAACTGCTCGCTGCCCTCGAAGTGGTTGACGGCGACGACGTACGGAAGCCCGCAGCTCTCGAAGTAGTCCAGCGCCGGGAAGCAGTCCTTCAGACGGCGGGTGTCGGCCAGGACCACGGCGCCGATCGCGCCGCGCACCAGGTCGTCCCACATGAACCAGAACCGCTGCTGGCCCGGCGTGCCGAACACGTAGAGCACGAGGTCGTCGTCGAGCGTGATCCGGCCGTAGTCCATGGCGACGGTGGTCGTCACCTTGTCCGGCGTCTCGGTGAGGTCGTCGGTCTCCTCGCTCGCCTCGGTCATCAGCGCCTCGGTCTGCAGCGGCGTGATCTCCGAGACGGCGGTGACCAGTGTGGTCTTGCCGACGCCGAAGCCGCCGGCCACCACGATC from Streptomyces sp. 6-11-2 encodes:
- a CDS encoding TetR/AcrR family transcriptional regulator, whose protein sequence is MSPAASSPAYRRLSVEERRAQLLDAALSLFAHRAPEEVSLDDVAEAAGVSRPLVYRYFPGGKQQLYEAALRSAADELRHCFDEPQQGPLLPRLARALDRYLAFVDQHDAGFTALLQGGSVVETSRTTAIVDGVRRAAAERILSHLEVTDPGPRLRMTVRMWITAVEAASLIWLDEDKQPPAEELRDWLVEQFAAVLTVTAARDAQTAELVGRALASADG
- a CDS encoding styrene monooxygenase/indole monooxygenase family protein yields the protein MRKILVVGAGQSGLQLALGLQSHGYEVTLMSNRTSDEIRTGRVMSTQCMFHTALQHERDLKLNFWESQAPNIEGLGVSVAVPGSFDPGPSQRAIDWVGRLDGYAQSVDQRVKMAGWMETFAQRGGQLVIHGAAVGDLDYFSRTYDLVLVSAGKGELVKMFERDASRSPYSEPQRALAVAYVHGLAPRPEHPEFDAVRCNLVPGVGEMFIMPTHTLSGRADILFWEGIPGGPLDAFRGVKDPSEHLALTLDLMKTFLPWEHARTAGVELTDAGGTLAGRYAPTVRQPIGRLPGGGLVLGVADVVVANDPITGQGSNSASKCAAAYLAAIVEHGDKPFDEEWMRQTFDRYWATARHVTKWTNAMLAPPPEHVLNVLGAAGQLQPVADRFVNCFDDPSDLENFFFDPDKAQAYLAEVSEASAV
- a CDS encoding ATP/GTP-binding protein, with protein sequence MDSAVSDAAVGVPLLVEADEAPQPWQTDRSRAPVATKIVVAGGFGVGKTTLVTAVSEITPLQTEALMTEASEETDDLTETPDKVTTTVAMDYGRITLDDDLVLYVFGTPGQQRFWFMWDDLVRGAIGAVVLADTRRLKDCFPALDYFESCGLPYVVAVNHFEGSEQFDPEDVREALTIPPHIPVMIMDARRRISAIETLLALVAHALEETPE
- a CDS encoding C40 family peptidase — its product is MSGRVPRLVCTAAVAAQAAFVPVAAVATPEPQQPGQRSVAQLLTDLHTLYRQAEQATETYNSTAEQLKRQRTEADRIDADLGAARLALSDSRAKAARLALLQYQGSGTGLSPYLRLLLAPDPQHALAEGELIGQLARERAETVDRLTGDEKKAADLAHEARKAVDTRLVLARRQQQARDDVQGRLRDVEKLLASLSAEQVTALARRETNGITAAQSPFLASGVLSGARTPSPEGDEAVRYAVRQLGKPYQWGAVGPRAYDCSGLTSQAWEHAGTPIPRTSQEQWARLKHIPLGALRPGDLVVYFPQATHVALYLGDGMVVQAPRPGARVKVSPVAANPVLGAVRPDPGGEPLRWYTPPRLPEGALAGPDASLYTADASETSAR